A section of the Acomys russatus chromosome 10, mAcoRus1.1, whole genome shotgun sequence genome encodes:
- the Mkrn1 gene encoding E3 ubiquitin-protein ligase makorin-1 isoform X2 codes for MHGVCKEGDNCRYSHDLSDSPYGVVCKYFQRGYCVYGDRCRYEHSKPLKQEEVTATDLSAKPSLAASSSLSSGVGSLAEMNPDEAESRNPNFPTVGAGSEDWVNAIEFVPGQPYCGRTAPSCTEVPPQGSVTKEESEKEPAAVETKKQLCPYAAVGECRYGENCVYLHGDSCDMCGLQVLHPMDAAQRSQHIKSCIEAHEKDMELSFAVQRSKDMVCGICMEVVYEKANPSERRFGILSNCSHTYCLKCIRKWRSAKQFESKIIKSCPECRITSNFVIPSEYWVEEKEEKQKLIQKYKEAMSNKACRYFDEGRGSCPFGGNCFYKHAYPDGRREEPQKQKVGPSSRYRAQRRSHFWELIEERENNPFDSDEEEVVTFELGEMLLMLLAAGGDDELTDSEDEWDLFHDELEDFYDLDL; via the exons ATGCATGGGGTTTGTAAGGAAGGAGATAACTGTCGATACTCTCATGACCTCTCTGACAGTCCATATGGTGTAGTGTGCAAGTATTTTCAAAGAGGGTACTGTGTATATGGAGACCGCTGCAG ATATGAACACAGCAAGCCACTGAAACAGGAAGAAGTGACTGCTACAGATCTGAGTGCAAAACCATCCCTTGCTGCTTCCTCAAGTCTCTCTTCTGGAGTTGGATCACTTGCTGAAATGAATCCAGACGAAGCTGAGTCAAGAAACCCAAACTTTCCAACTGTAGGAGCAGGTTCTGAGGACTGGGTGAATGCCATTGAGTTTGTCCCCGGGCAGCCATACTGTGGCCGTA CTGCCCCTTCCTGCACTGAAGTACCCCCGCAGGGCTCAGTGACCAAGGAAGAGTCAGAGAAGGAGCCAGCTGCGGTGGAGACAAAGAAGCAGCTTTGCCCCTATGCTGCAGTGGGAGAGTGTCGCTATGGGGAAAACTGCGTGTACCTCCACGGAGACTCCTGTGACATGTGTGGCCTGCAGGTCCTACACCCAATGGATGCTGCCCAGAGGTCACAGCACATAAAA TCTTGCATTGAGGCCCATGAGAAGGACATGGAGCTCTCTTTTGCTGTGCAGCGCAGCAAGGACATGGTGTGTGGGATCTGCATGGAGGTAGTCTATGAGAAAGCCAACCCCAGCGAGCGCCGCTTTGGGATCCTCTCCAACTGCAGCCATACCTACTGTCTCAAGTGTATTCGCAAGTGGAGAAGTGCTAAGCAATTTGAGAGCAAGATCATAAA GTCCTGCCCCGAATGCCGGATCACATCTAATTTTGTCATTCCAAGTGAGTACtgggtggaggagaaagaagagaagcagaaactcATTCAGAAATACAAGGAGGCCATGAG CAACAAGGCGTGCAGGTATTTTGATGAAGGACGTGGGAGCTGCCCATTTGGAGGGAACTGTTTTTACAAGCATGCATACCCTGACGGCCGTAGAGAggagccacagaaacagaaagtgggACCGTCAAGCAGATACCGG GCCCAACGAAGGAGCCACTTCTGGGAGCtcattgaggagagagagaacaacccCTTTGACAGCGACGAAGAGGAGGTTGTCACCTTTGAGCTGGGCGAGATGTTGCTTATGCTTTTGGCTGCAGGTGGGGACGACGAGCTGACAGACTCTGAGGACGAGTGGGACTTGTTTCACGATGAGCTGGAGGATTTTTATGACTTGGATCTATAG